The following nucleotide sequence is from Nitratidesulfovibrio termitidis HI1.
TAGATTTGATTGTATACTGCATTGGTATAGTAGAAATACAACCGTTGCGGTAGGAAATGCATGGTTGCTGTCGTGTGTCATGCTGGAACGTGACGGCAGGCGTGCGAGGTGGCGGCTTGGTTGCGTGTCGATATGACGCGAAACGTTTCAAGCGTGTTTCAATATTGGAATATTCGCGCGCGGGCAGGCCCGACGGGGACATTTGCCCGGAGCGTGCGCGGCAAGGTGCCCGTGGCGCCAGGCAGTGCGCTTGCGATGCGGTTCCGGGTGCCGGATGTGCAGGGGGAAACGCGCCGCTGGTGAGGAACGAAATGTTTTTGTTTATGAGATTGACTGTGAAAATCATTTTCAGTATCTAGCACGGAAACGTCCACCGTACCCCTGCGCGGCGCGGCGTTGCACGGGGCCGCGCGGCGCCACTGTCGCCCGGTCCGCAGCATATTCCTGCAAGGAAGGAGGAAACATGAAACGTTTGATCACGCTGTTGCTCGGCGCGGCGCTGCTGTGCGGCGCGGTGACTTCGGCGAACGCCGCCACCATCGAGGCCAAGGGCGAATGGGCCTTCGACTTTTCGTGGACCGACGGCATGAACTATCGTTCCGCCGATGACGGCGGCGAGAGCGAAGATGATTTCGCGGCGCACCAGCGACTGCGCACCCAGATCGACATCATTGCCAGCGAATCGCTGCGCGGCGTGGTGTTCCTGGAAATGGGCACCACAACCTGGGGCCAGGAAGACGGCGCGCTGGGTTCCGACGGCAAGTCGGTGAAGGTGCGCCGGTCGTACATCGACTGGATGGTGCCCGAAACCGAACTGAAGGTGCGCATGGGCCTGCAGGGCATGGACCTGCCCGGCGCCACCTTCGGCGCCAGCCCCATCCTGAGCGACGAGGACGTGGCCGCCCTGGTGCTGAGCTATGCCGTCAACGACAACGTGGGCCTCACCGCCTTCTGGGCGCGCCCCTACGACAACGATTCCGGCAACACCGCCGACGACAACAACGACTTCGACGAAGTGGACGTGTTCGGCCTGACCGCGCCGGTGACCCTGGACGGCGTCAGCGTGACCCCGTACCTCCTGTACGCCTCGGTGGGCAAGGACGTGGACGGCACCGACACCGAATCGTGGGAAATCTTCCAGGACGGCATGCAGAGCCTTGGCCAGAGCACCGGCCTGCTGACCGGCGACGACACCACCACCCACAATGCGTGGTGGGGCGGCGTGGCCTTTGAACTGACCATGTTCGATCCCTTTGCCGTGAAGATGGACTTCACTTACGGCAACAAGGACGCCGACGAAGACTACGCCACCCGCGAAGGCTGGCTGGTTTCGGGCATGGTCGAATACAAGATGGAGATGATGACCCCCGGCGTGTTCGCCTGGTACGGCAGCGGCGAAGACGACGACCTCGACAACGGCTCCGAGCGCATGCCCTCCATCTCGCCCAACGCCTGGGCGCCCACCAGCTTTGGCTTCCCCGGCTCCGTGTTCAACCAGGACAGCCAGTTCGCCCTCAATGGCGCGGGCCTGTGGGGCGTCGGCGTGCAACTGGCCGACATCTCGTTCGTCGAAAACCTGTCGCACGTCCTGCGCGTGGCCTACATGCGCGGCACCAACGATTCCGAATTGGTGAAGGATACTTCCGGCCTCGCCGACGCGCTGGCCCCGGCTGGTGGCGGCGTGTTCCTGACCGACGAGGACAGCGCCTGGGAAGTGAACTTCGACCACACCTACCAGATCTACGAAAACCTCACCTTCATTCTTGAAATGGGCTACATCCGCCTGGATCTGGATGAAGATGTCTGGGGCGCCAACGGCGAAGACCTGAACGCCGCCAAGAAGCTGACCTTCAACCTGGTCTACGAGTTCTAGCCGTGTCGCACTGCGGCCGCGCGGCGTGACCGACGCAGGGTGCCGGCCGCAAGAACGACAGGGCCGTACCGGCACTGCTGGTGCGGAATGCAACGGGGCATGGCCTTTGGGCCATGCCCCTTCGCGTTTTTCTGCGGGCGGAATGAAAGGGGGATGGAGCGTCACATTTTTTTGAGAAAGTACAACGTTGCATAAATGATGTGTGAGGCAGGCAGCGCATGTCTGGAGCAAGTCGCCACTGGGGCGGCAACGCATCGCAATTACAGTGTACAATGCGGAAAGCCGCGTGCTATGTCGAAGGGGACGGTCATGGGCGGGAAGTGTCGTGCACCGCGTTGTGTGGCTGACGATACCCTGTCGGCGTGCCGCCCCATGCATGATGGTGCGCATGTTGCGTACGCATGCTGAGGGGGGGGGCGTTTCCGGCGCGCTTGCCGTATTTCCCGGCGGGGTGTCACCCACCCCGCTCTCCGCAAAAGGTGCCCCCTCCATGCCCATTGACGGCTGGCTCGAAGCCCTGCCCGGTCTGGATGACCGCACCGCGAACCTCGATGTGGCGGATGACGTCGTCCTGTTCGCCCGTCGTGCCCACCCGCTGCTTTCGGCCCGCACGGTGCGCCATCAGGTTGCCCGGCTGAGCGCGCACCTGCTCGCGCTGGGAGGGCCGGGCACCATGGACGCCGGGCTGCGCCACGCGCTGATCGGCTATTCCCTGTACACCCGCCAACTGGGCATGGTGCAGGACCACACCACCAAGCACATCTGCCGCGACAGCTGCGAACGCCCACCGCTGGGCTGCTGCAACCGGAGCCACAACGTGGTGTTCAGCCTGTCGGACGTCATGATGCAGCACCCCACGGGTCTTGCCCTGCGCATGGGCGATGCGCTGGCCCGGCTTCAGGCCGAGGAGGGAGCCCACCATGCCCACGGCGCGCCCATGGGGGAACGGGGCTGCCCGTACCTGACGGCCACAGGCTGTACGCTGCATCTCTTCAAGTCGCCGCTGTGCGTGCACTACCTGTGCCCCACGGTGGCCGACGCCCTGAACGCCGCGCACGGTCCGGAGGCCGAGCCCTTCGTGGCGGGTATGCGCCGCGCCGCCAACCGGCAGCTGGAACGCAGCGCCGACTTCATGGAACCGGGCCTGATCGAGACGGCGGTGAAGATGTTCGCCCCCGGGGGCTGGTCTGGTGATTCGTCTGGCGATTCGTCTGGTGAGCTGCCGGGCGGCGGGGCTGGCGGGGAGAAGGGAAGCGGGATGGAAGGCTGGCCGGGTGGTGGGTCGGACGGCGGGGGATGGGGCAAGGCCTGAGGCGTGCCGCCGTGCTACCGACCCGCGCCTCCCCCATAGGGGCGAAAGAAGAACTCCACCCGGCGGTTCAGCGCCCGGACGTCGGTTTCCTCGGGCACGAGGGGGCGGGTGTCGCCGTAGCCCACGGCCTTGACCCGGCGCGGATTCAGCCCAAGGTCGAGTATGTGCCGCAACAGGACCACCGCGCGGGCCGACGACAGTTCCCAATAGGTGGGATATGCTTGGCCGATGGGCTCGCGCGAGCCGGTGTGCCCTTCCACGATCAGGTCGTACTTGTGCTTCAGCAGCAACGCATGCACGGAGCGGCAAAGCTCCGCCCCGGCAGGCGTCAGTTCCGCCGTGCCTTCGGCGAACAGCACGCGTGAATTCACCCGCAGGGTCACGCCGCCCTCTTCGGCGCTGACGATGGCGTTCTTCGTGACTTCCGCCCGTTCGTTGACCATTTCCTTCAGCATGCGCGCAACTTCCAGCAGTTCCTTTTCGGCCTTGACCAGGTCCGATTCGTCCAGGGCGCGAATTTCGGGCGCGGGAGAAAAGGCGGCCTGCACGTCCTGCGGTCGTTCACGCTGCACGCCGAAAGCCTCGCGGATGGAGCCCAGGGTAACCTGGAATTTGGCGATGTCCGTCTTGGCGAACGACAGCAGCAGGATGAAGAAGCACAGCAGCAGCGACATCATGTCCGCAAAGGTCACGATCCACTCGGGGACCTCGCTGCCCCCGTCGCCGCCGTCGTCGCCCCGGTTCGGGGGGGCGGGGCGCTGCTCCTGGTCGTTGTTCGCCGCCACGGGCTAGCCCTTTTCGCGGATGTTGGGGGGCAGGAAGGCCATCAGCTTTTCACGGATCAACGTGGGGTGCTCGCCGTTCATGATGGAAAGCACCCCTTCCATCTTCAGTTGCAACAGCAGTTGCTCGTCGATGGACCGTTCCTCGAGCTTCTTGGCCATGGGCAGAAACACCAGGTTGGACAGCACCGCGCCGTAAAAGGTGGTCAGCAGGGCCACGGCCATGGCCGGGCCGATGCTGCCGGGGTCCGAGAGGTTCTGGAGCATGTTCACGAGGCCCACCAGGGTGCCGATCATGCCGAAGGCGGGCGCGGCGGAACCCAGGCCCTTGAATACGGCCTGACCCCGCCGGTGGCGCTGCTTCATGAAGTTGATCTCGGAATCCAGCAGCGACTGCACCTGGAATTGCGACGAGCCGTCGGCCACCATGCGCACGCCCTTTTTCAGGAATTCGTCGGCCAGGGCCACCTTTTCCAGCGCAACCAGGCTTTCGCGCCGGGCCTTGTCGGCCAGGCCGCAGATGTCGTCCACCACGCGCAGGGGATTTTCCTTGCGGAAGCGGAAGGTGCGCACGGCGATGCGCACGGAGCCCAGCACCACCTCCATGGGGAACATGACCAGGATCGCGGTGATGGTGCCGCCGATGACGATGACCACCGAGGGAATGTCCACGAAGGCCAACAGCGATCCACCCATCATGATGGCCGTGATGATGAGGGCAAGGCCCCCCACGATGCCGAGCAGCGTTGCAAAGTCCATGTCAGGTTTTCTTTATTGCGGGCTGGAGGGTGTGTATTTCGCCGCCGTGCCATTCGAAACGCACGTCGGACAGGAAATCCTGTATTTTCAGCACCTGAAGGCCCATGCGCACCTGCACGCCGGGGCGCACCTCGCCCGGTACGGCCACGGAGCAGGCCGAAAGGCTGGTCGTGTCGGCGATGCGGCGCAACAGGTCGTTCTTGCAGTCGTTCAACCTGCGAAGGGCAGAGGCGTAGCGTTCCGCGCGCGCGGTGGCATTGCGGCCGATCATGCCGCCGCGCCCGGCCAGTCTGGTGCAGGCCAGCATGATGTCTTCGGCATGCTGCAGCCGGGCGTTGATGCGGCGCAGGGTGTCCACCAGAAACGGGTCGGAGCCCACCTGGACCCGCGTCAGCGTGGAAAGGCCGCCGCCCAGGCGTCCGCGCACCTCTATGCGGGTGCGGGCCGTGGCCCTGCCGCCCACCAGCCTGTCGCCCACGAACAGGGTTCCTCCGGCCAGCAGGTAGTTGTGCATGGCCGATTCTGCCACCACCATGTCGCCGCCCGACGACAGCCGGGCGTTTTCCACAAAGCTGGCGTGCACGCCGTCCGTGGCGCGGATGTCGCCCTCGCCTCCGGCCTTGATGCCGCCCGCAGCATCCAGAGTGCGGCAGCGCACATGGGCCCCTTCCAGCAGGCCAGACACGCGCAGGGCACGGGCGTGCAGGTGAAAGCCCTGCCGCACAAGGCCGTTGACGGTCATGTCGCCGGGGTAGCGGATGTTGCCCACGTGGTAGGTGACGTCTTCGTCCACCAGCAGGAAATCCGGCACGGACAGACGGCTGTCGTCCCATTCCAGATGGCCGTCGCGGGTGGCGCGGACCTGATCCGGCCTTTCGGGGTCGAGGACGCACCCTTCGCCCAGCAGTCTGGCCGGGTCGTCGGCGCCCTGCCGTCCCGGCGGGGTGGGTACGATTTCCGCGATGATCATGCCCGCGCAGACGGTCTGCACGTAGCCCAGTTCCCGGTAGTCGACCCGGCCGTCGGCGCGGTGGCGGGGGATGCACTGCCGCATGGCGCAGGTGGGGTCGATGAGGTTCAGGCTGTATGGCATGGCCGCCCCGGGAGGCAGGTGAAATGTGCGCGCGATGCTGTGCAGGGTCCGGGTGGTGGGCGATGCGCGCGGACGGACTGTGCGCCATCATGATGGTCCGGTCTGTGACCGTGCATGGCGGTTCGTCAACGCTGCTTCGCAGATTTTGCTCAAGATGTCGGGCTACTTTTCTATCCTACAACGTTCCTGAGATATCGTGCAAGGGGGCTGCGGGAATTGCCCCATCATGCATGGGAACCGGTGCTGTTATGTGGGCAGCTGTTGCCGCAGAATATTCGGGTGTGTGGGAGGTGATGGCAGAAAATGCGTGATACGGGGCATTGCCGCCATGGAGGTGTGCGCATAGACTGTGCGCAGTGCCCGTCCGCCAGCCGTTCTCCCTTGTCTTCCCTTCCGTTCCCCCTTCCGTCACGCGCAGCCCTGTCCGGAGGCCCCATGCCGCAGCTTGCCCGCCCTGTCGTGTTCGTTCTCTATCCCGGCTTCGTGGGGCTGGACCTTGCCGGCCCGCTCGACGTGTTCTCCTGCGCGGCCCGGCTGGCCGAACGACAGGGTCGCCCCACGCCGTACCGTTGCCATTTCGTGGCGCAGGTGGCGGGGCCGGTGGTGTCGTCGTCGGGATTGTCCGTACTGGCTGATGCCGCGCCGGACATGTTCGAAACGGGTGGCTCCGGGCCGGGGGGTGCGGCCCCGCACACTCTGGTGGTGCCTGGCGGGGTGACGCCGGGCAGGGAAGGGGACGACCCGGACCTGCGCGCCCTGGTGGCCGGGTTGGCCGCGCGGTCGCGCAGGGTGATTTCCGTCTGCACGGGGGCGTTGCTGCTGGCCGCCTGCGGCGTGCTGGACGGGCGTCGGGCCACCACCCACTGGCAGGCCTGTGCCCGGCTGGCCGCTGCCTATCCGGCGGTGCGGGTGGAGCCGGACGCCATCTTCGTGCGGGACGGCAGCGTGGTGACCAGCGCCGGGGTGACGGCGGGCATCGATCTTGCCCTGCACCTGGTGGAAGAGGACCTTGGCCCGGCCACGGCCATGGAGGTAGCCCGGCTGCTGGTGGTGTACCGGCGGCGGGTGGGCAACCAGAGCCAGTTCAGCGCGCCGCTGCGGGCGCAGGCACGGGCCGGGGCGCGGTTTGGCCCGCTGCACGCATGGATGGAGGCCCGCCTGGGCGAGGAACTGGACGTGGAACGTCTGGCCAGGCAGGCCCACATGAGCCCGCGCCACTTCGCGCGGGTGTTTCCGCAGGAGACGGGCATGAGCCCGGCGCGTTACGTGGAGCAGTTGCGGCTGGACCGGGCGCGCGAACTGCTGGAATCGGGCGAATCGCACATGCAGACCGTGGCCGTTGCCGCCGGATTCGGCAGCGAGGAACGGCTGCGCCGGGCCTTCCAGCGGCGCATGGGGGTGACCCCCAGCCAGTACCTGGAGCATTTCAGCCGCTGACGCGGCGCGCCAGAGCCGGAAGGCCCGTTCATTTTCGGTAGTGCATGATGCCCCGCGGTTCCGCCCATGGCGCAAACTGCGGGGCATGTGTCGTTGTGGCGGTCCGATGCGGTGATGCATGCTGGTCTGGTCCGCTGCGCCATCCGGCGGCATGTGCAGGCATGTGCCTTACGAGTGCCCCACATGTGCCCCACATGAGTCTGACATGCAGCGGACGCCGGGGTTGTCCGGCGCACCACCAACCGCATCAACCGCATCAATCGCAATCATCGCACCAAAGGAGCACCCATGACCACGTACGGCCTGTACATTTACGAACAGGTGGCGGAGCAGGACTTCGTCGGCCCGCAGCAGGTGTTTGCCGCGTCCCGGCACATC
It contains:
- a CDS encoding OmpA/MotB family protein gives rise to the protein MAANNDQEQRPAPPNRGDDGGDGGSEVPEWIVTFADMMSLLLCFFILLLSFAKTDIAKFQVTLGSIREAFGVQRERPQDVQAAFSPAPEIRALDESDLVKAEKELLEVARMLKEMVNERAEVTKNAIVSAEEGGVTLRVNSRVLFAEGTAELTPAGAELCRSVHALLLKHKYDLIVEGHTGSREPIGQAYPTYWELSSARAVVLLRHILDLGLNPRRVKAVGYGDTRPLVPEETDVRALNRRVEFFFRPYGGGAGR
- a CDS encoding motility protein A, coding for MDFATLLGIVGGLALIITAIMMGGSLLAFVDIPSVVIVIGGTITAILVMFPMEVVLGSVRIAVRTFRFRKENPLRVVDDICGLADKARRESLVALEKVALADEFLKKGVRMVADGSSQFQVQSLLDSEINFMKQRHRRGQAVFKGLGSAAPAFGMIGTLVGLVNMLQNLSDPGSIGPAMAVALLTTFYGAVLSNLVFLPMAKKLEERSIDEQLLLQLKMEGVLSIMNGEHPTLIREKLMAFLPPNIREKG
- a CDS encoding outer membrane homotrimeric porin codes for the protein MKRLITLLLGAALLCGAVTSANAATIEAKGEWAFDFSWTDGMNYRSADDGGESEDDFAAHQRLRTQIDIIASESLRGVVFLEMGTTTWGQEDGALGSDGKSVKVRRSYIDWMVPETELKVRMGLQGMDLPGATFGASPILSDEDVAALVLSYAVNDNVGLTAFWARPYDNDSGNTADDNNDFDEVDVFGLTAPVTLDGVSVTPYLLYASVGKDVDGTDTESWEIFQDGMQSLGQSTGLLTGDDTTTHNAWWGGVAFELTMFDPFAVKMDFTYGNKDADEDYATREGWLVSGMVEYKMEMMTPGVFAWYGSGEDDDLDNGSERMPSISPNAWAPTSFGFPGSVFNQDSQFALNGAGLWGVGVQLADISFVENLSHVLRVAYMRGTNDSELVKDTSGLADALAPAGGGVFLTDEDSAWEVNFDHTYQIYENLTFILEMGYIRLDLDEDVWGANGEDLNAAKKLTFNLVYEF
- a CDS encoding GlxA family transcriptional regulator yields the protein MPQLARPVVFVLYPGFVGLDLAGPLDVFSCAARLAERQGRPTPYRCHFVAQVAGPVVSSSGLSVLADAAPDMFETGGSGPGGAAPHTLVVPGGVTPGREGDDPDLRALVAGLAARSRRVISVCTGALLLAACGVLDGRRATTHWQACARLAAAYPAVRVEPDAIFVRDGSVVTSAGVTAGIDLALHLVEEDLGPATAMEVARLLVVYRRRVGNQSQFSAPLRAQARAGARFGPLHAWMEARLGEELDVERLARQAHMSPRHFARVFPQETGMSPARYVEQLRLDRARELLESGESHMQTVAVAAGFGSEERLRRAFQRRMGVTPSQYLEHFSR
- a CDS encoding FapA family protein, whose product is MPYSLNLIDPTCAMRQCIPRHRADGRVDYRELGYVQTVCAGMIIAEIVPTPPGRQGADDPARLLGEGCVLDPERPDQVRATRDGHLEWDDSRLSVPDFLLVDEDVTYHVGNIRYPGDMTVNGLVRQGFHLHARALRVSGLLEGAHVRCRTLDAAGGIKAGGEGDIRATDGVHASFVENARLSSGGDMVVAESAMHNYLLAGGTLFVGDRLVGGRATARTRIEVRGRLGGGLSTLTRVQVGSDPFLVDTLRRINARLQHAEDIMLACTRLAGRGGMIGRNATARAERYASALRRLNDCKNDLLRRIADTTSLSACSVAVPGEVRPGVQVRMGLQVLKIQDFLSDVRFEWHGGEIHTLQPAIKKT